The region CTTGACTTCAACCTGCCTATCAGAATAGATCACATAAGATTGTGATAACATTGATCACCGAATGCATCCCTCCCTTAAAAGAAAAATCATCTCCTAGAGGTAGGGTAATCGGTGAGTTCCTCTTCTAAAATATAGGAAGTCTTGCATTTCTATGAGGGATAGTAGAGATATATGTGTCTAAACACCTAATTGGTACACAGAATTGTCACCCTGTCACCTAGAAAGATATGTACAATAAGCCAAGCTTTTCCCTACATATAACCAGCTAGTGATATAAGTATTTACTGAAACTAAAGAGAACGGCGCTCATTACAGTTTACAAGTCCGCCGCAGGAAACTATTTCTGAACTCCTACATTGAACACAGTGATGAGGTTGACTGGCTGCAGCTCTTTTCATGAGTATACTATAAGCACTAATATGGGTTACAGCTAGTTGGCAACTGACACCGTGTAGACCATGATGTGAGTATACTAAGCACTCATATGAGTATTACCAAGGACTTCCATGACATTATTACCCCGAAGACATACTGGAAAATTAAAACTGCACTGTTCATGCCTCTGATCACATAAAAGCAGCTACCTCCCTTAACGAATTCACATCACTGTCAGTTTTGGGTTTTGGGATATTGTTGCATAAATAGCTCTAAGATCAAGTTAATAAATCTATTTAGAATGTAGTGTGTGCAGCAAGAAACTTGATTGAGAAACCATGCTCTGTCTAGGCATAATACTCCTGACTGAGGTGCCACTGATTACAGGGAAAGAAAATTTTGTTTCTTTGTTTCTGCATTCCGTTCAACCTATAACCACATCTTGTCCTACGAATCCATACCATCCTTGTGAATTTGTGATGCACTACTCCAGAACTGAATACTCGCATCGTTGTTTACCAACAGTAGAGGGGCACACCACAGCTACCCACCCATCAGTCCAGTACCCACCACAACTACAACTCCACGGGCATTGCTGATGGAGCTAAAGCGGATTTCAACTTGGCAGGCAAAATTAACACACAGTTCATGCATCATTGCTGGAAGTAAATCAACTTCAACATAGAAATTCAACTCGGGAGACAACAAGGCAGGTTGAAATGCACAATTGACAGCAGTTCCCCCTCCCACcagacagaggaaacggacctggcGTGGATGAGCTTGACGCTGGTCTTCATCCCGGGCCTGGACCAGTTGTAGGCGATGGATCCCGCGATCCCCGTGAGCCACAGCGTCCCTGCAAAACCCAGCCGACCAAAAAGGGGATCAGATTCAATTCAATCACACGGCGAGGAACGACGCAAAACAGAGAGGAGGAGAAGCTCCGGCGGCGGAAGGGGAACTCCCCGCGGCGCACCTACGGCCCGCAGCTTGTGGTCCACGACCCACCCCCTCATCGCCTGCAGcgtccccttctcctccgccattacTTCCGCCGAAAGGAAACGAAAGCTTCTGCTATCAGACGGAGTTCTCCGGTTCCAATCTGTGTGCGCGTGTGCTTGTGCGACGGTGGGCTGGGTGGGGTGGTGTGGGGGGAGGAGTAGAAGTAGAGGGGAAACCGGTTTGGGGCTCTGTTTGTGGGGGCGGGCGGGGCGGGGGAGGAAATGAGTCTATTGACGGCACGATACCGCGGTCCGCTGTGGCCGGTGGAGGCGGAGTCTGCGCCGCCAGCAACGTGGCTCGTGGTTTTCGGCGTCTTCGTGGCGGAACCGGGCGCGGGGCCGGATATGCCCTGCGGGAGACCATGTGTGCTCTCCCGTGGTTCCGCCAGTGTTTTCTCTTAAAGGGCTTCAATTAAAAATTCAtcacaaaatactccctccgtctcacaaTACAATATTTTACAAGCCAACATGGCTTGCAAAAATGTCTAatgttatgggatggagggagtacaaaacatctcagacataataaaaattacagcaaAGTTCCTAGGCTATCGGGCGATCATTGCTGCCGCCGGAATGAGCCGTCGGCACGTCACTAACGCCACTCTCACACCGAAGCCGCCATGTCGATGGCAGCAGGGCAGTCTTCGTGTGCGTGCCCTTAAGGACAAGTGCTTTGGACCCGCAATCGTCGTTGTTGATGACTTTGAATCGATCTGAAGAATTTGATGTCAAATCTCGCGTAGGCATTGTCATTGTTGAAAACTTTGAATCGATCTGAATAATTTGACGTCAAATCTCGCGTAGGCATGGTCATTGTTGAAAACTTTGAATCGATCTGAATAATTTGACATCTAATCTCGCGTAGGCATaacgagaaatcctaatctcgacgtCCCAAGGAGTTGGCATCGACGTCAAGATTCGCCATGCGAGAGCGGAAAAAAGACGTATCATCGAGGGGAAGAAAAATTTGCCCTAGTTGCCATGCGAGAGTGGGAAAAAGACATATCATCAAAACAACCTATTTTTTTTAAATTGAGTAACTCTACACTAGATTTACTTAGGGTTAATTTAGTTTATGCCGCTGCCAACTCCACGTTGTCGAAAAATGTATTAGCAACAAAAGACTTACAAACAAAAATATCGATGCAAAAATAGAATGTTTAGATATACCCTCTCTTCCTAAATGTGTTATAATGGCATTTGTCGATGTATTCATTTCTTGTCCTTTTTTGTGGGTAGAGATATTCAATCGTGAAAGTGAACATTTTTCATAAATTTTGCAGTGCCATGTTTCTCTATTGCTTTCTATGATAATCTGTATTACGTTTAGTATCATTTCACGTGTCATTTTTAGGAAGTAAATTTTCTTTGGTAATACAAAAAAGACCATTGGTCTTAGGTTCTGTCGTGAAAATATTTTAAAGGGATGGTCTAGTCGTATTTCGCTTAGCAAGAGGGTAGATTCAAAAGTTCAAAAAGAAAAGATGGTAGAttcaagaaaataagatgcatacccAAAACACACCTTTCATAAATTAAACTTAACTAATTGTTGTTGCTTGCATGGAATTATGTTTCGACAAGCTGGGAGAGAAGGATGGACACGGTACCTCTTTTTGGTTATCGGAGGAGAATTGTCTCAATTTACTAGTCAAGTTCAAAGAGTTGTCATGTTAATTAGCTTGCGTGAGTTGTGTTTTGGTTGTGTGAGTTTGACCTCTACCAATCATCATCCATGATTTCATGATGGAAGATCATCAGCTTGTTTTGGTTGTGTGAGTTGTGCTTGTGATTTTTTATAGTTGCAGCTAGTTGATGGGGCACTTATGTGATGTTGCGAGACACTTGTTAGGGGTTTGTAGGAGTAGTGTGCCCGAGGCATCAGTCATTTTGCTATTATTTGTCGTTATGCGTCAATAGTTTGGGGAGTTGTCCGCATGTTATGTCGGGCTTTTGCCTTTTTGCTTATCGTAAATCAGCGTGTAATGATTTTTGTCAAGCTTTTCACTGTTCTTTTTAGAAACACAATACAGATGCAAATACTCACGGACACATACATATCACACCTGTAAACACACACATGCATATCTTATTTCTATGAGCGACTTCGAGAGACAGAGCTGGTTGgtcttgagattgatgaagtcaccCCAGGCGCATCGCTATCGACGGGAACGTCACCTCTCACCGAAAGACCAGAGCGTCAAAACTGAGGTTTTAATGTCTGATGGGTTGTGGTACCACTGTCCTTTTAACCGTCCAATCACGTGTTGATTCCTAAGCTTTTCGCCAATTAATCAGGCAATTCTCTTGCCCATCCGTCTCCGGAAAAAATTGCAGCGAGGGAAATTCAAGGACAGCACATATACTGCCACATATGTAGGCGCACAACGGATCGAAGAAGCGGCGGCGGCTCCCAACATTCCCGAGCAGCAGCGGCGGGCGAGACGGCCCACTGCTTCTTCACCTGAAGCAACCGGGATTAAAATAATGCAAAagcagacagtggttttggaatcctTGGCCAAAACCGCGGCCGCGCTTCCTGCGAGCTAGCCAGCCAATGAGCCTCCCGGTTTCGGGATGCACGGCTCATGGCTGTTGACAAGAGAAAAAAGAATCGCAGTGCGATCGTTCACGCGCACGGACGCACCCACCCCCACCCGTACCCCGGCGGCCAGCGGCACATGGAACCTGGCACCTACCAGCGGCTACGGCTGGTTCCGCCCGAGTAGTAGCAGCCAGCCCTTCCTTGTCACTGCAAATTTTAGTTCACCTAATTTAAGTTTTGCTTGAAATAGACCTGGTCCAAAATTACAAGGCTACAAATATTTCGATACACATGGAAATTACCCCTCGCGTCGCCTCCCCTTCCCCCTCGCGTCGCCTCCCCCTGGGCGGCGCCAGGggccccgaaaccctagcgccgccagcaCCTTCTTGCCGCCTCCTCCTGCCATCGCTGCCACCGGCGTGAgccgcggtggcggcgggcccGGTGCCAAAGGTACCTGGGCGGGTGGATGCGGCGGATCCCATctgaggcggcgggggcggctccTCTCGTGCGATCTAACGGCAGCGGCTCAGACGGCGACTCCGGGCTGTGCGGTGGGGGCCGGAGCACCATAGCCGCCGGCGGCGGCCCTGAatggacggc is a window of Triticum dicoccoides isolate Atlit2015 ecotype Zavitan chromosome 2B, WEW_v2.0, whole genome shotgun sequence DNA encoding:
- the LOC119362465 gene encoding uncharacterized protein LOC119362465: MAEEKGTLQAMRGWVVDHKLRAVGTLWLTGIAGSIAYNWSRPGMKTSVKLIHARLHAQALTLAALGCSALVEYYDHQSGSGSKVHDYAKQFLPSDRNAKKDSV